The Streptococcus iniae genome contains the following window.
AGTGTCCAATTAATTGAAGTGTTAGCAAAGCGATCTGTAGCGTTGGCGTAGTAAAAAGGAGTTAAATATTTCACATAATCCATATGCTCAACAATGCGGCAAATCATATCCATAAAATACATTAATAAGACAAGTCCCATACCTAATCCAGCCATTTTCTTTTTAAATAGTGCTGAAAAGGCAAATGTAAGACTCCCTATCTCCACCTGTAGCAACAAGACAAGTAAGTGGTATTGGATAAAGGCAGTCTCATTAAAAGGCATGTCAACCTTTAGTAAGGCAAGCCACTCCAAACTAATAGCAATTAGATTAAAGAGTAAGCTATTTATTAGCAAGCTGATATACTTATGATTCACTACTTTTTGACGACCAAGTGGTAAAGTCAATAAAAACTCGGCAGTATGTCCTTCTTCTTCTTTGGCTAATAAATCCACTCCTAAAAGTGCTCCAAACATAGCTGCTCCCAAAGTGTAAATCAAAGCAATTTCAGCCGCATAATAACCACTTAATGTGGCAATGGAAACCTTATCCATACCAAAAGCCTTTGAAACCCCACCCATGTCTTGATAAAGACTTGAAATGTCTTTCATACTATCAGCGACACTCTCATAAAGCAATATGCAAAGTGCACTTCCTAAACCAACTGAAATAGCCCATATCAAGAGGCTTTTTCTAGACTGACGCAATTCATGTTTTATAATCATTTGCTATCCTCTTCATAATAGTGTCTAAACATTTCTTCCAAACTAGGCTCTTCAATTAATAAATCGTCAACCTGCATGCTTATAAGCTCATTCAATAATGCAGACACTTGCCCTTCAAAAGTAAAGGTCTTAGACTGATCATTTTTCCAAGTGGTTACAATTTTCTTTTGGCTTTTGATTAAGACGTCCACCCGATCAACAGCCATTAATTTCCCTTTTTTAAGGATAGCTATGCGGTCACAATATGCCCTAACCTCAGACAAAACATGAGAGGATAAGAAACACGTTTTTCCATTAGCTTTCGCTTCTAAGAGCAATTGAAAGAAACGTTCTTGCATCAGTGGGTCCAATCCTGACGTTGGTTCATCCAAAATTAATAAATCTGGTTGATGCTGCATGGCACAAACAATACTAACTTTTTTGCGATTCCCTAAGGACAGGTCTTGAATTTTTTGATGTAGAGGAACTTCTAATAATTGGCAAATACGATCCGCCTCACGACGACAATCTTTTTTATGGGATTTGGCAGCAAAACGAATCACTTCCTTGACAGTCATATTAGGGTAAAACATAGCTTCTGAAGGCATGTAGCCAATATGCTCTAGCTTATCTTCAAACCTAAGATATTGATTTTCAAAAAGACTAATGCTACCTTTTTGATAAGAAATCAACT
Protein-coding sequences here:
- a CDS encoding ABC transporter permease subunit, translated to MIIKHELRQSRKSLLIWAISVGLGSALCILLYESVADSMKDISSLYQDMGGVSKAFGMDKVSIATLSGYYAAEIALIYTLGAAMFGALLGVDLLAKEEEGHTAEFLLTLPLGRQKVVNHKYISLLINSLLFNLIAISLEWLALLKVDMPFNETAFIQYHLLVLLLQVEIGSLTFAFSALFKKKMAGLGMGLVLLMYFMDMICRIVEHMDYVKYLTPFYYANATDRFANTSINWTLIVIAFALSMCSVFMAKIIYAKRDINT
- a CDS encoding ABC transporter ATP-binding protein, whose translation is MTNIIDIKNVTKMYGKQLALDNLSLSVEKGEIFGFLGANGAGKSTTIRCLLELISYQKGSISLFENQYLRFEDKLEHIGYMPSEAMFYPNMTVKEVIRFAAKSHKKDCRREADRICQLLEVPLHQKIQDLSLGNRKKVSIVCAMQHQPDLLILDEPTSGLDPLMQERFFQLLLEAKANGKTCFLSSHVLSEVRAYCDRIAILKKGKLMAVDRVDVLIKSQKKIVTTWKNDQSKTFTFEGQVSALLNELISMQVDDLLIEEPSLEEMFRHYYEEDSK